Within the Legionella pneumophila subsp. pneumophila str. Philadelphia 1 genome, the region ACGCCTCTTTCTTAGCAATCAACATGTTCTTGATGCCTCTCCTGGAACAGACACCATACAGCCTTCGCCAGTCTTATTGGATGATTCAGTGGAAGTAGGATTTCAATTGGATTTTTGCTTGCCTATCCATTTTATCAGGCTGGATACTCCAAATACTACTGTTGGCACTGTGCTGGCTGGGGCTGCCGTAGCTGCAGCTGTTGCCGCTGCTTTAAGTGATGAAATTGATCCGACAAGGCGAGGTCAGGAAGCAACAATGCCTGCGACAGGATCTAAAACATTATTTGAAACCCAAAAAGTTAAAATGGATTATCCTGAATTGCCCATTCCAGGAACACCGTTTAAAGTAAAGACAGCTTGGGATTATGAACGCCACACCGATGCGGGTATTAAGACATTCAGTGTCAGTGAAGAAAAAAAGAATCCCCATGTTTTACGCGATAAATTATTAATTACAGACAAAAAACTTTATCATCCTGGGGATACTATTCGTATTTTTGGTTTAATCTTGCTGGAGGAATGCGCACCTGCATCTCAGACCAGGGACGATCGTCAACCCATTAGTCCCCGGGAATTGGAAGATATAACCCATTATCCTAATTTGGCTTCAAGTATCAATCTTGATCTGGTAGCCACGATGGATTCTGACATTGCCTCTTCGCCAGCGCGTCGTACGAATACAAGGGCTGCTGTCATTAACCCCAAACGGTGCCGTTGTGATCGCTATCACCCTGTCGCCATTCTGACACCAACGACGGAGGATCGTGCTTTTCCAGTTGTTTTGCGTGAACCAGTCTTTGCGCAAAAAAACCAGATTTTTCAAGATTTGCTAACCGTAGTGAAGCAACGAGATGATGAAAAGCTGCTGGAGCGGGTGTTTGTTCTGGTTCGTTATGGTTGTATATATACCGGCACATTACGGGTAAATAACATTCCAGCTGGTCCATGGAAACATTTTTTCTATGTTCAAACAGTGAACATCGCAACAAGTGATATGAAGCCGCTGCTGGCGGCGCAAATTATTGGCGGTTTACCTGTTTCCGAAAATGCTAAAGCGGACCTGGATATAGCCTGTGGCCCACTCACCTGGGAAGATGGTGAGTTTGATATTGAGTTGATATAGAGCGTGCTGCAGGGCTGATTCATATTGGCCAATAGCCATGGAATAATATGAGTTGTATTGATAAGTAATACCTTAAAATCAAATTATTTTCATAAGCTATAAAATAGTGCTATGCTTTTGCCGCCAAAATGGTACGAAGACTATTAAGTCACATTAGATACGTTTTATTTTGAAAGGAATACTCTATGTTTGGTTTTTTTAGTGATTACAAACAATACATCACTCTGAGAAATTTTGCTGTCGTTTATAACGGGCTTACAGGCTTGGCAGTATTGTATAGCTTGTGGAGTAATCCTGAGGCTGATCCCTCCGAATACGCCATTGATATCTCTATTCACGCGCTGACTGCTATCACTTTAATGTGTAAACAAGCCCCCGAATCAGTTAAAGCAGTTGCTATGGCATTAAATACTTATAGGGGATTTGATGCCTTATTCAAGGCTATCACCTCACTTCCTTCTACAATCCCAGGTATCGCCAATGCTGTTGATGTCCTTAATCACCGTTTTAATTTCAAGGAGCTTGAAAAACTTGGTAATGAGGAAACTGTAGAAACCAGATCAGCAGTTCAGCATACGATGTAAAGTCTGGATCGTCTTTTCCGGTAGAAGATGGATTTATCAGCCATTTTCTATCGGGTTCTCTTACACCAATTTCATGCTAAATAGGGTGTGTTGACAATTGGCTCCCAACGCCTACGTGCCGCGACTTGTTCGCGGCATCCATGAGCTTTAATCAGCTGCAGATTTCTTCATAAAGATCGCGCCATTCTGGATTTAACTCTTCAATTAAATTTAACTTCCACTGTCTGCACCAATTTTTGAAACGTTTCTCACGACGAGCAGCTTCTATGTACGTTTCATGCACTTCATAATAGACCAAGATATGTACATTATACCGTGCTGAAAACCCTGGAATCACTTTATTTTTGTGTTCCCAGACCCGCTTAATTCAATCAGATGTTGAGCCAACATATAGGGTGCCATTGCGCTTACTTGCCATAATATAGGCATAAAATGATTTCATTTTTCTTCCTTGTTATCGAGTTTTGGACTCGGTTCGATAATATCATTCAAATTATGTGGGTTACATAGGAAGCTAAATATATGAGCATGCCATTGCTAGCGTTGAAGCATAATTCCGTTTTAACTTATCGTACCTTGTTGCAATAGCACGAAACTGTTTAAGTCTGACAAATATATTTTCAACTAGGTGACGATATTTATATAAACCCCAATCAACTTCAGCTATTCGAAGGACCGATTTCAAATTGACCATCTCCTGGATGCCGCGAACAAGTCGCGGCACGTAGGCGTTGGGAGCCAATTGTCAACACGCCCTAGTTTATTGGCCGTAATCCAACAGAAAATTTTTCACAGCTAACCAATCAATATAAGCTTTCTTTTTATCCGAGGGATTGCGCAAAAGATAGGCAGGGTGATAGCTTACGATAAAAGGAGTATTGTCATAGTAGTGAATATGATTACGCAGCTGCTTCAGAGGAAGTGGTTTATCAAGTAAGAATTGTCCGGCGAAACGTCCTAACGCAAGGATTAAGTGTGGTTTAATGAGTTGAATTTGGCGAGTCAGGAATGAACTGCATTGAGAAATTTCCTCAAGGGCTGGATCACGATTATTAGGGGGGCGACATTTCAAAACATTGGCAATGTAGATATCATTCTCTGTCATTTCAATACTACGTATCATCTTGTTTAATAAAAGCCCAGCCTTTCCCACAAAAGGTTGTCCTTTCTGATCCTCATAAAAACCAGGCGCTTCACCAATAATCATCAGTTTTGCTTTTGGATTCCCACGAGAAAAAACAGTTTGGGTGCGTGTTTTATGAAGAGAACAACGTACACAGGATGCCACTTCATCCGCTAAAGCCGCTAAATGCTTTTCACAAGAAGGAGTGGACTCACGCATCACCCAGACTTCAATTCCCATAGTCTGTAGATAGTAATTGTTCAATACATCTGACATAAAAAACTCATGATATTAATAAAATCCGGATTATAGATTAGACTTACCTTTTGTAGCTTGGTACTTACGCACCTCCAATCTCTTTGTTAAAGACATTATTTGCCTTGGCCTTGGAGTTTTGCTTAAGTCCTATAGTTAATCTATTGTATCAGTCCTATTTTAAAGAAAGAAACTTAAAAAAACATCATATACTCACTGCCTGTAAGAAATAGAGAGTTGAGGGGGTGAAGAATATTAAACAGAGACTGGAAAGAATATGAATAGCCAAAAGGATTTGAAACAATTAGATATTAAGCAAGTGATTGCCTGGGCATTCTACGATTTTGCCAATTCTTCCTATTTTGTGGTGATATTTACGTTTGTCTTTGCAACCTATTTCACAAGTTACATTGCCCCCAATACTATCTTGGGAACCGAATTGTGGGGGTATACGATTTCAGTTTCTGCGTTACTCATTGCTCTGGTGAGTCCTATCGTTGGTGCAATAGCTGATTTTAGTGGGCATCATAAATCCTGGCTATTCGTTTTTACCTATTTGGGCGTTATTTCAACAGGTTGCTTGTGGTTTGCCTATCCTGACAGCCATTCTATTCCCTTGGTTTTAACTTGTATTTTGATTAGCAATTTTGCATTGGAAGTAGGAACTGTATTTTATAATTCCTTTTTGGCAAATTTAGCCCCGGAAAACTATCTGGGGCGGATTTCTGGCTGGGCTTGGGGTTGTGGTTATCTGGGAGGATTGCTGTGCCTGATTCTATCCTTATTTGTTTTTGTGAAAGGTGAACTTGGTGGATTATGGTTTGGGACAGAGAATTTTGCCAATATTCGTGCTGTCACTGTATTTGTGGCTTTATGGATTAGTTTGTTTAGTTTGCCTTTGTTTTTAATGGTGCAACAGAAAACAGGAGAGCATTTGACAGTGGGTACTGCGATTAGGAAAGGTCTGCAAGAATTGCGGTTAACAATAAAAAGCCTGCCTAAACAACGTGATCTGTTCTTATTTTTAATAGCCAGAATTTTTTATATCGATGGGTTGAATTCTATATTGGCACTAGGCGGTATTTATGCGGCTGGCAACTTTCACTTGAGTGTTAGCGATATTATGGTGTTTGGAATCATTTTAAATATTACTGCAGGTCTTGGCGCCGGATTATTCGCCTGGTTTGATGATTGGATTGGATCTAAAAAAACTATTCTAATTGCTTTAGCGTGCCTGACACTCACTTTTTGTTTTCTGTTAACCATCCACTCAAATGCGTTATTTTGGGTTTTTGCACCGGTGTTTGGTATTTTTGTTGGTCCTGTTCAGGCTGCCAGTCGTACTTTCTTGGCTCGTTTGGCAAAACCCGAAGAAATGACGCGAATGTATGGTTTTTACTCTTTTTCTGGTAAGGCAACCAGTTTTTTAGGACCTTTCCTGGTTAGTACAACCACTGCTTTAGCTGACAGTCAGCGTTTGGGGATGGCTGTTCTTATTCCTTTTTTTATCATCGGAGGCGGACTATTATTATTGGTTCATGAAAATGAATAAGAAAAATTCCGGTAAGGCTGATTTTCCCTGTTTTGAGGTTCAGTATGAGTTTGAAAGACAGGGGAAAAATTCGCCTCTTTGTTTTTACAAGTTATTTCTTATGATAAACTTTGTTCTAATATGAAAATTATTATATCTATATTATTTGCTTTCATTAGCGCCTCTGGGCATGCGTTCTCTTGCTATGATCCACAGACTATCATTCAAAAACCCATACAGTTTGATAAAAAACGGATTGCCTTAACCCGGGAATATCAGCTTACTCATTATGGTATTGATTCCGAGTCGATAGAAATTGAGCCTAAAATGATTGTATTGCATTGGACTTGTATACCAAGCCTCGATACTACTTTCCGCATATTTGATCCCCCCGCTTTACCCAGCAGTTCGCCAAGACGAAATGAATTGCCCGGGGATTTAAATGTATCAAGCCATTTTTTAGTCGATCGGGATGGAACTATTTATCAACTGATGCCAGAAACATGGATGGCAAGGCATGTGATTGGCTTGAATCATTACGCGATTGGTATTGAGAATATTGGCGGTGTTGATAGTAAAGACGATTTGACTGAGGAGCAAGCCAAGGCAAATGCCTTTCTTGTGTGCTATCTTAAGAACAAATACCCGCAAATAAAATACCTTATTGGTCATAATGAGTATTTGCAGTTCAAGGGAACGGCTTTGTGGTTGGAGAAGGATCCAAATTATCAAACCGATAAAACAGATCCTGGTCCAACGTTTGCTAAAAAAGTAAAACAATTAGTCCTTGCGTCATAAGTAGAAGTATAGGCGCTTATGCAGGTAATGTCCGTTGGGATTTCTGTTTAGCTGTTAATTGTTATTTTTGGATTGCCTTATAGTTTTTAAATAAAAATCGGGTTTTGGGTAGTGTTGGTATTCAAACGTTGTAAACATTCCTGCGTTTAAATGATATAAATTATGGCAATGGTTAGCCCAGATGCCAGGGTTTAGCGCATCAAACTGTACTTTCACTGTCGAATGCGGTTG harbors:
- a CDS encoding lpg0260 family Dot/Icm T4SS effector — translated: MFGFFSDYKQYITLRNFAVVYNGLTGLAVLYSLWSNPEADPSEYAIDISIHALTAITLMCKQAPESVKAVAMALNTYRGFDALFKAITSLPSTIPGIANAVDVLNHRFNFKELEKLGNEETVETRSAVQHTM
- a CDS encoding IS5 family transposase, translating into MVNLKSVLRIAEVDWGLYKYRHLVENIFVRLKQFRAIATRYDKLKRNYASTLAMACSYI
- a CDS encoding uracil-DNA glycosylase; the encoded protein is MSDVLNNYYLQTMGIEVWVMRESTPSCEKHLAALADEVASCVRCSLHKTRTQTVFSRGNPKAKLMIIGEAPGFYEDQKGQPFVGKAGLLLNKMIRSIEMTENDIYIANVLKCRPPNNRDPALEEISQCSSFLTRQIQLIKPHLILALGRFAGQFLLDKPLPLKQLRNHIHYYDNTPFIVSYHPAYLLRNPSDKKKAYIDWLAVKNFLLDYGQ
- a CDS encoding MFS transporter, which codes for MNSQKDLKQLDIKQVIAWAFYDFANSSYFVVIFTFVFATYFTSYIAPNTILGTELWGYTISVSALLIALVSPIVGAIADFSGHHKSWLFVFTYLGVISTGCLWFAYPDSHSIPLVLTCILISNFALEVGTVFYNSFLANLAPENYLGRISGWAWGCGYLGGLLCLILSLFVFVKGELGGLWFGTENFANIRAVTVFVALWISLFSLPLFLMVQQKTGEHLTVGTAIRKGLQELRLTIKSLPKQRDLFLFLIARIFYIDGLNSILALGGIYAAGNFHLSVSDIMVFGIILNITAGLGAGLFAWFDDWIGSKKTILIALACLTLTFCFLLTIHSNALFWVFAPVFGIFVGPVQAASRTFLARLAKPEEMTRMYGFYSFSGKATSFLGPFLVSTTTALADSQRLGMAVLIPFFIIGGGLLLLVHENE
- a CDS encoding peptidoglycan recognition protein family protein — its product is MKIIISILFAFISASGHAFSCYDPQTIIQKPIQFDKKRIALTREYQLTHYGIDSESIEIEPKMIVLHWTCIPSLDTTFRIFDPPALPSSSPRRNELPGDLNVSSHFLVDRDGTIYQLMPETWMARHVIGLNHYAIGIENIGGVDSKDDLTEEQAKANAFLVCYLKNKYPQIKYLIGHNEYLQFKGTALWLEKDPNYQTDKTDPGPTFAKKVKQLVLAS